The genomic stretch CGCATTCGCGCGCTGCCCGTGAGCGAAGGCGGGCGCTTTCGCCAGGGCCAGCCGCTCGTGAACTTCGACTGCTCGCTGCAGCAGGCGCAGGTCAACAAGGCGCGCGCGGCCGTGGATGCGGCCAACACGACATGGCAGGCCAACCAGCGTCTGAACGAGCTGAAGTCGGTCTCGACGGTCGAATTGAACGTCTCGCACGCCGATCTCGCGAAGGCGCAGGCCGACCTGGCGGCGGAAGCGGCGGTCGTGCGCAAGTGCACGATCGTTGCGCCGTTCCCGGGGCGCGTGGCCACGCAGAAGGTGCGCGAAGACCAGTTCGTGCAGCCGGGCCAGGCGCTGCTCGACATCATCGACGACTCCTCGCTCGACCTCGAATTCCTGGTGCCGTCGCGCTGGCTGATCTGGATGAAGCCGGACCAGCACTTCCAGGTGCAGATCGACGAAACCGGCAAGACCTACCCGGCGCGCATCAAGCAGATCGGCGCGAGCGTCGATCCGGTGAGCCAGTCGATCAAGGTGACGGCGGTCATCGACGGTCATTTTCCCGAGCTGATGGCGGGCATGAGCGGGCTCGTGCTGCTCTCGCCGGCCGCCGCGGGGCACTGAGTCGTCGGACCCGGTTTCGGGCGCGCGCTGTCTTGCATGACTCGCGTTGGGCGCCCGGACGGTTTTTCTATTTACGCGTTCTGTTTGTTTGAGGATAGGGCATGCCCATTTCCCGCGCTCCCAAGTCGAAACCCGCCACGAAACTCGCCGGAGATGTCACCGCGCCAGCCGCGCTGAAGCCCGCCGCGAAGCCCCTGGCGGGCGTCAAAGGCAGCGGGCCGGCACCGCTCGTTCTCGAACAACGCTTCATGTACGACGGCGCGGCCGTGGCCAGCGCCGTGCAGGCGCACGTGCACGACGTGTGGCGTCACGCCGAACACACCACGCCCGCCGAAACCGTCGCGAGCCGCACGACCGAGCCGGCCGCCGCGGCGGCGACCGGCGCGACGACCGCAAGCGCGGCAAGTACCACGGCCAATGCGGAAGCGCCCGTGCGCGAGACGTCGGCGGCGGCGTCGCGCGACGTGTCGTCGAGTGCGTCCGCAAGCGCCTCGTCGAGCGGCAACGCCATTGCTTTCGTCGATACCAACGTGAGCAACTGGCAGCAGCTGGTGGCGGGCATCAGCCCGAACATCAAGGTCGTGCTGCTCAACGACAACGAAAGCGGCATCACGCAGATCGTGGATGCGCTGCAAGGCCAGCACGATCTCTCGGCGATCTATATCGTCGGCCACGGCGCGCAAGGCGCGGCGGAGATCGGCGGCACGGTGCTCACCACGGCGAATCTCGCGAGCTACGAGAGCGAACTCGCGCAGATCGGCAAGAGCGTCGCGGCGGGCGGCAGCGTGCTGCTGTACGGTTGCGACGTGGCGCAGGGCCAGGCGGGCGAGACCTTCGTCACGGACCTGAGCGAACTCACGCACACGACCGTGGCGGCGTCGAGCAACGAAACCGGCAGCGCGCAGGCGGGCGGCGACTGGACGCTCGAATATTCGACCGGCACGGTCACGGCCGGCCCGCTTCTGACCGAGCGCGGCGAAGCCGACTACCTGGGCGTGCTGCAAGCGCCCACGGTACAGTCGATCATCCTGCAAACGCCGAGCTATTCGGAAACCAACGCCGACAGCGTGACCTTCCTCGTGACCTTCAGCGAGTCGGTCAAGAACGTCACGGGCGACGCGTTCACGTTCACGTCCGATTCGGTCTCCGGCGGCACCGTGCAACTCGTGACCGCGGTCGCGGGCAGCAACGGCACGCAGTACGAAGTCACCATCGGCAATCTGGCCAAGCTCTCGGGTTCGCTCACGCTCGACGTGTCGCAAACCGGCTACCGCACCGTCACCAGCGCGGACGGCACCAACACCGCGCTCATCAGCAACGGCTTGCTCGTGGAAGGCAGCGCGAACGACCAGAGCTTCGAGCTGGTTCACACGATCAGCACGCCCACCGTGACCGGCCTGCTCACCAGCACCGGCGCGCAGGGCGACAGCGGCGTTTCGGCGAGCGACTTCCTCACCAACAACTCGCATCTGCAATTCACCGGCAGCGCCGACGCAGGCGACACGATCCAGGTCACGCTGGACGGCCGCGTGATCGGCCAGACCACGGTGCAGTCGAACGGCACGTGGACCTTCGATTACAGCGGCACGAGCATCGCCGACGGCAGCCACACGCTCGCCGTCACCGCCTCGGACAAGGCCGGCAACATGGCGGATTCGGCCGCGCAGACCTTGATCGTCGATACGGCCTCGCCCGCGGTGCAGAGCGCGAGCGCCAACGGCTCGCTCGTCACGCTGAGCGTGGCGGAGGCGAATACCCTGGGCTTCGCGCTGGACACGGGCAGCGTGCCTGCCGCGAGTTCGTTCACGGTGATGGACAACGGCGTGGCGAAGGAGGTCTCCGGCGTACAGGTGAGCGCTTCGGGCACGGTCCTGATCCAGTTGAAGACCACGGTCAGCGCGGGCGACACGGTGACGGTCGGCTACACGTCGCCGGGCGCCAGCTCGACGATCAAGGACGCGGCCGGCAACGCCATGACCTCGTTCAACGCGATTACCGTGACGAACACGACCACGAACGGCAGCGGCCCGAGTATCTCGGGCGTGGGCGGTTCGACCTGGTACAACCTCAGCGGCGCGCCTTCGCTGGTGTTCGTGACCTCGCAGGACGCCCAGTCGGCGGGCACGGCCACGCTGCAAACCGGCACCACGGCCGCCGAGTCGCTGAAGATCGTCGATGGCGATCCCAACGCGTGGCTGCTTTCGGCCACCATCACGATCAGCAGCGGCAAGCAAACCGGCGACGTGCTGAGCGTGCTGGGCTCGCTGCCGAGCGGCATCACCGCGAACTATGCCAACGGCGTGCTGACCCTGACCGGGCCCGCGACCATCGCGACCTATCAGCAGGTCATCAACGAGGTGGCGTTCTCCACGACGAGCACGGCGCAAAACACGGCACGCGTCATCGGCCTCACGGTCCAGGACTCGCGCAGCCTCACGGGTAGCACGGGCGGGGCGAGCGCGTCGGGCACGGTCACGTCGGGTATGGTCGGGCTGCCGGCGGCCACGGCGCTCGGCTCGAACAGCGTCACCATGAACGTGGTGGGCGCCTCGTTCGGCGCGGGCAACTCGACCACGGCGTATCTCGTCGCGGGCGGCTCGCTGTACGGCGTGAATCTCGTGATGGACACGCTCACGCCGATCAAATCGAGCATCACGTCCGACACGCTCAACGGCATGGGCTTCAACGCCCTGACCGGCTTGCTGTACGCGTCCGACAACACCAAGCACCAGGTCGTATCGATCGACGCGAACGGCACGGTGACGTTGATCGGCCCCGCCTATGGCAACGACGCCAATGCGCCTTCCTCGAACTTCACGTCGAACGCAGCCGACGTCGGCCCTGACGGCGTGCTGTATCTGTTCGACACGAGCGGCGACAAGACCATTTATCGGCTCGACGTGAATCCCACGTCGCAGTTTTACCTCCAGTGGTTGCCGAAGATCACGCTCTCGCAGTCGATCACAACGGTCGACATCGCGTTCAATCCGGTCAACAACACGATCTACGCAGTGTCGAGCACCGGCGTGCTGTGGTCGATCTCGCCCTCGGCCACCAGCGCGACGTGGACGGCGACTTCGCTCGGCGCGGTCAGCAACGTCACGCTGGGCCAGAACAATAGCGCGTCGTTCCCGATGCAGTATTTCGACGAGAACGGCTATTTCTACTTCACCTCGGGCGGCGGCACCAACGGCCAGGCGACGCTCTACCGCGTCGATCTCTCGAAGGGGCCGACCACGGCCACGGACGCGCAGAACGATCACTCGCTGACCGCCACGCGGCTCACGGCGCAAATGCTCACCTCGAGTGGCGCGATCAGCACCTCGAATTTGCCCAACTCCGGCGACGCCGCGCGCATTTCCACCGTCGACCTCGACTTCGGCGACGCGCCCGACAGCTACGGCACCACGCTCGCGAACAATGGTGCGCGCGACAACCAGCTCGGCAACCAGACGTATTTCGGCAGCACGGCGCCCACCGGCAATCAGGGCGACGGCAACGCGACCGCGCTTTCCTCCGGCACGAGCAGCTCGACCGGGCTCACGACCTACGAGTACTCCGGCACGACTGTCTCCGGCTCGAACCTGAGCGAAGGCGTGGTGACGGTCGTCGGCAACTCGGCGGTGACGTCGTGGACGCCGCTCGAAGACGGCATGACGACCTACAGCGTGACCGTCAACGTGAGCAATACGGGCTCGACGCCCGCCGTGGTGGTCGGCTGGATCGACTTCTCCGGCACCGGCAAATTCACGCTGGCCGACGCGGCTTCGGCTACCGTCGCCGCGGGCACGGTCAACGGCACCGTCACGCTCACGTGGACGATCCCCGGCGGCGAGACGCTGGCGGCGGGCACGACCATCTACGCGCGCTTCCGCGTGGCGACCAACGCGGCTTCGGCGGCCTACGGCGTGAACTGGGCGCAGGCCGCCACCGACGGCAAGGGCACCGGCGCGAACACGCTGGACTCGCGCTCGGTGGGCGCGCTCATGGACGGCGACGTGCAGGATTACGCGATCCAGGTGCTGGCGGCCAACACGGCGCCGCCCACGGTCACGTTCGCCCCGATCACGTCGCCGCGCAGCTCCGACGTGGGCACGGAAACCATCACCTTCACGCAAACCGTGGGCAGCCAGTCGCTGCCGGAGAACGTCACGGGCGTGACGATCGGCGACTTCACGCTGACAAAAACCGTCGACGGCGTGACGCAGACCATCAGCCTCGCGGGCGCGACGCTCACGGGCAGCGGCTCGACCTATACGATCAGCGGGCTCGATGCGCTCACGAAGTCGGAGGGCACCTACACGCTCAGCCTGAACAGCAACGCCACGAGCATCGTCGATGCGCAGGGCACGGCGGTGGTGGTGAGCAATCCGGCGCAATCGGTCACGTTCGAAGTGGTGACCACGGCGCCGACGATCGATCTCGCGCCCGCCAACGCCAGCGCGCCCGACTACACGGCCGTGAGCGCGAGCGGCGCGGCCGTGAGCCTGACCGACGTGGCGGCCGGCGACGCGGGCGTGGTCACCGATTCTTCCGTGGACGGCGCGGGCCAGCTCACGCAGCTCGCGCTGACGGTGAGCGGCGCGCGCGACGGCAGCAGCGAAACGCTTAACTTCGGCGGCACGGCCATCGCCGTCAATGCCTCGGGCAGCCAGACCAGCCTCACGGTGGGCGGCGTGACGGTCAACGTGACGTATGCCTCGGGCGCGTTCACGATCACCTCGGCGTCGGGCGGCACGTTCACCACGGCGCAGGCGCAGAGCATCCTCAACGCCATCACGTATTCCGACGGCGCGAACTATCACGGTACGTCGGACGTGACCGCGGGCGCGCGCACGATTGCCGTGACCGCGACCAACGTGGCGGGCATCACCTCGACGGCGGTCGAAACCACCATCGACGTGACCGCGACGACGGCCGCCCCGGCGCCCGTCATCACCAGCGTCTCCGACAGCAGCCTGACCAACGGCACCTATCTCGCGGGCACCACCACGCCGACCATTTCCGGCACGGCCGAGCCCGGCAGCACGGTGAACATCTACGTGACCGAAAACGGCACGACGGTCTCGATCGGCACGGTTACGGCGGACGCCAACGGCGCGTGGTCGATCGCCGACAGCGGCGCGCCGCTGGCCTCCGACGGTTCGAGCGCGACGGTCACGGCCATCGCGACGAACGCCTCCGGTCTCGCGAGCGCGTCGTCGCCGGTCGTGTCGGTCGCGTACGACGCGAATCTGCCCGCGATCACGTCGATGACCAACACGGACTCGCACGGCAGCGACTACAACACCGCCAACACGACCTTCGTCACCAACGACAGTGGCAACACGCTGGAGTTTTCCGGCACGGCCACGGCCAACCAGACTGTCACGCTGGCGCTCACGAACAGCAGCGGCGGCACCGTGACGACCGGCACGGCGACGGCCGATGCGACCGGCCACTGGACGTCCTCGGTGCTCGTTCCCGGTTCGCTCGCGGACGGCAACTACACGCTGACGGCCAGCACGGGACAAGGCG from Paraburkholderia acidisoli encodes the following:
- a CDS encoding efflux RND transporter periplasmic adaptor subunit, with amino-acid sequence MKTLAQRTGAAVLIGVFSLAGAQAAQAAQAAATATAPSPAAPRPPVSADDPAGAGGARREIRAQLKPLHYTTLAAEIGARIRALPVSEGGRFRQGQPLVNFDCSLQQAQVNKARAAVDAANTTWQANQRLNELKSVSTVELNVSHADLAKAQADLAAEAAVVRKCTIVAPFPGRVATQKVREDQFVQPGQALLDIIDDSSLDLEFLVPSRWLIWMKPDQHFQVQIDETGKTYPARIKQIGASVDPVSQSIKVTAVIDGHFPELMAGMSGLVLLSPAAAGH